A window of uncultured Methanoregula sp. genomic DNA:
TTGTCGGGGCCCTGATGGAGTGAGACCTGCCGGGGATCCAAAACTCTTTTGTGCAGTAACGGTGAAAGCAGGAGATCAAAAAAGGGGGGATACCGGTTTACCGGTACCCCTGCTGATCAGTATGGCTGAATTGACGGGGCCGTCTACAGGACGTACTCGCGCAGTTTACTTGCAAGCTGGAGCTTCCGGTTCAGTTCCTGCTTCTTCTCTTTCTCGATCATCCCGATGATGGCCGAGATGGGCCGGGCAAGTGAGTAGATCTTGACCGGCCGACCCCGGTTAGGAGTGTCCTCAGGCTCCCTGCTCGTTACCCACTTCTGCCTGAGCAGGGTTTGCATGGCAAGGCTCACTTCCGGCTGCCTCAGATCCGTTCCCCGTTCCATATCCCGGGAGGTTACGTCCCCGGCATTTGCCAGGTACACAAGGACTTTTGCAATATTTTTTTTCAGTCCGATACCGATGAGAAGACGGGCAAATTCTTCTTCATGGTCCGTAAAAAACATAACGTTTGCGCTTCTCATAAGCTCACATCCTCCGCACGATTCGGATCCGTTTATCCCTGGCATACAGGAATACCTGCGATCCGGCATCGCCGGAGATTACTTCAATATTCGTGGTAATATAAAATAAAAAGAGCGATAACTGAAAATTTTTTTTAACTTATTGGATAAAAACCCGATAATGAACCGTTCATACCCGGATCCGAATGTTCTGCACCCGTAATCTATCACAGGAGAGATCCGGAAAGAAGAGCATATTTTCCGGGCGCCATGCATGAGGGGATGGCGGGATATGTATTCACCGGAACAGGTAGAATTTGTTATGAGCGCTCCATGCCGCGTACTTCAGCCCATTATTTTCTGGTGAGGAATAGATTATTGCCGGGTGGCCGTAGGGATCGAATGCAAGGGACGAACCAGGGGAAACGTCCGGAACGGGCTCACCATCGCCATCCTCCATCTTCTCAACCGTTCGCAGTGCCCATTGCGAGCCCGGGCCTCGTGCAGCCCAGCGCAGTTCCCGGCCCGCGGGATCGTAATAACTGATGAACGGCTGGTCATGGGCATTGAGTGCCAGCGACAGCCGGGTCCTGCCCACCGGAGTTACCCGTTCGATGCCCGCCGGTTCCCGGCCGGGCAGGGATATGTAGATGATCTCCCCCCGGGAATTGTCATAATACCCAAGGTGCGGGTTTCCCCGGGAGTCCAGGGCCAGGGAGAGATCCAGTTCATTTTCGGCACTCGTTGAGGGATCAGAGAATATCTCGGTTGTCGTCCACCCCGTACTTTTGGCTTTTGCAACCACCAGGGTATTGAAATTCCCGGTCTTCCGGATGTACGCAACAACCGGCAGGCCGGACCGGTCCAGCGCCAGCGCTGCTGCAAACCCGGTTCCGTTCTCCGTCTCGATCGCAGATACTTGCCAGCTATTGCCGGTTTTCGTTGCATACTTCAGCCCGGCAGGGGACAATCCACCGGCATAGGCGATATGCAGTGTTCCTGCAGGGTCGACAGCAAGCGCTGATGACGAACAGGCAGATCCGGACGTACGATCATCATCCCCGGTCTCCACGGTTTCCATGGCCCAGGCAGATCCTCTCCGCTCCGCATATTGGAGATCCCCGCACGGGGTCCCGGCCCGGAACGCGATCGCGGGAGTCCCATCCGGGTACAATGAGAGGGAAGGCGAGAAGACCGGGCCGGTCTCCGCTACAACTTCAGTACTCCAGGCCCGGTTGACAAGACGTGCATACATGACCCGGCCCGCCCCCGGGTCGTAATAGCCGATATGCCCAATCCCGTTCCCATCAAAGACAAGCGGGGTGAACCCGCCATAATCTCCCGGTGGGCGGGAGGAGGCATTGCCAAGAGAGGCAATCTGCCATGGCCCGTCCGAGGCACCTGACGGGATGGCAAGCACCAGGATGGCGATTACGGCAGCGGCCAGGCAGATCATTCCAGGATAAAACCGGTCTTTCACGTCCGTTCACCACATTGGTCAGCCCGGTCAGAACGGCAAGGATTCCCCGGGGCACAAACCCAATAACCATTCGCGAAAACAGGGATAAACACGGCGTTGGGTGAAAAAAAATTTGCATTTATCGGCTAGTGGCATGTACCGCTGGAACTTGCGTCCTGGCGGTTTTTGGTACCATAACCCATCATAAAAAGAGAACGGGCAGGACCGCATCCTTCTCAGGAGAGGATTCTCTCGATAAAGTACTCCGGCCAGCAGCTGTAGGCATCTTTTCTGATCTCGCCGCTTGCTGCATTGACAAGAATGACATCCGTAAATTCACTACCGGGCATGCTTGAGTCTTTCACGTTGAAGACCCAGACAAGTTCCTCTGTATCCTGATCCGACATAACAACGGAAAGATATCCCGCCGGGAAGGAGAGCACACTGCCATAGTGTTGTTGGCAGAAGTCCTCAGCTGCCTTCGTTGCATCGGCCTGAGAGACGGCGGGATCCAGTCCAACGAGCAGGTCGCGGTTGTGACCCAGGTACCCTGCAACCGATCCCGTCTCCGGGTTGATATGGATAATTACCAGTTTTTGCGAAAGGACCGGATAGGGTTCCCCGCTGAGTTCCTCGCGGAAGACAAACGTGTACGCCGGGACGCGTTCTTCCGAACCATTCACCGGTTCACCAACCATCTTCCAGCGGATCTTTGAGAACCCGTCATACTTCTGGCCGGCATATGCGGCTGCCCTTGCACGGGCCTCGCTCCGGTTGATCAGGGTCCTTGGATGTATCGGATAATTGTCCCCGAACCAGGCGGACTCGACCGTGCCGGATTCCGCATTCACCTCAAAGGATGAGTTCTTCACATGTACAGAATACTGGCTGCCGGTATTGAGACTGTGAAGCCCGATATAATCCGGAACGATCGTTGGATCGTTCATGAAATTCTGGACACTCTTTGTTGCCTGGTCCCCGGTAATGAAATGATGGCCCGGGGCAGGTCCGCGATCCGGCCCGGCGGTCGTGCCGGCCGCACCGGCACCGGGCATGCCTGCAAGCACTAAGACTGCTGCAATGGCGACTGCAAAAATCTTAAGTATGTTCATCCTGGTTTCTCCCAAAATAGCCCGCTCATGTGCAGGCTTTTCAAAAGACTTAAGTTAAAAGTCTGCAATCCAGCTTCTTCGCAATGCGGGTTAAATTCGGCGTTGGGTGAAAAAAAAATTTCACTCATGGGCAGGAATTTTTACAGCCATTCCGAATAGTTCCGGTACGCATGAAAAGCACGGATTCAATCCCGGCCGGGCAGTTCCGGGACATTCCTGTCGATATCCTCAGGGGACTTGCCATCGCTATCATGGTCGGGGCCAATTGTGTTCCGTACCTCCTCGTGACACCGGCCCCGTTCTGGCTGCGGCTGACCGCTACGATTGCAGCCCCCCTCTTTGTCTTCCTTTCAGGAATGATGGTCACCCTGTCCTGCCGGATAAAAAAGTATCCATTCTCTTATTTTCTCGTGCGGGGGGCTCTTGTCATCGCCATTGCAGCGCTCATCGATCTCCTGGCAGCGGGCCTGGTCCCGTTCATGAGCTTCGATGTTCTGTACCTTATCGGGATCTCCCTGCCCGTCACGTACCTTTTCCTCAGGCTCCCGATGAAAGGGAGGATCGCTGTATTTCTTGCGATTCTTTTTGCAACGCCTCTTCTCCAGGCAGTAATCGGGTACAGCCCGCTCGTGATCAGCATACCGCTTGCGGCAGTATCCGGAGGCGCTGCACTCCCGTCATTTTTCACCGTCATCTCCCAGTTGTTTGTTGAGGGCTGGTTCCCGCTATTTCCCTGGGTCCTTTTTGCCCTTCTCGGGGCACAGGCCGGAGAGTTCCGCTGGCAGGATAATACCATCATCTCATTTGCCCACCGGGAGATGATCGTCCTTTCTTCAAGTATCCTCCTCACCGGGGCGGCGTTCTGGTTCCTGATGCCCGGGCCATTTTATATCCGTTCAGGATATGTCGAACTCTTTTACCCGCCCACCCTGGAGTTCCTGGTGTTCATTGTGGGCATTATTTTCTGCCTGTTCATTGTTGCTGACAGCCTGCCGGTCAGAAATGCGGTATTCGATCCGCTCAGGGCCATGGGAGAGTGTTCCCTTGCAATTTATATCATCCATTCGGTGATAATCTATCTCTTCATCAAGCCGCTCGGGATACGACTGCCCCTGGGATTATTCCTGGCCGGTTATTTGGTCTTCCTTACCGGGATGATTCTCGTTGCATACCTTCTCCGGGATATCCGCACGGGTACCCGGACCCGCTCGCTGGTTCTCCGGCTTCTGATTGGCGGCTGAACACGCAGAAGAAGATTCCCCGTTATGTCCGGGTTCTGCCGGCCGGTTAAATCCAATGCCAGTGCCCGGTTATTATGGGGAATTTTTTTTCATCAGATCCATCTCCCACCTTCACCCCCCGAGCTCCTTGCCTTATAACCCCCGGTCCCGCACATTAAGCGGGATAATGAACCACGGCGCTCACGTCATCATCGGCATTCTCGCTTTTTCGGGGTACAACGGGCTCCATTGCGGCATCCTCAGCTCCATCGGCGGGAGCCCGGCCGGGCTCTGGCTTGTCGGGATTTTCCTTGCCATATCCGGGGCCACCATCCCCGATCTCCTGGAACCGGCCCGGCACTGGACCCACCGGGGCTTCTTCCACAGCCGCAGGATGCTCTCGTTCACCGGATGGCTCTTCCTCGCAACCGCGGGGATCGGGCTGTTCCTTCCGCTCTCCTATTACATCTCCAGCTTCCTCACCGGCTATATTTCCCATCTCCTTGCCGACAGTACCACGAAATCCGGGCTGCCACGGTAGGAATTCCCACGGGAAGTATCCGGCACCGGGTACTCCCGCAATAAAACAGATCGCTTTTTATGGGAGATCGACCTCTATACCTGCACATGAAACCGGGCATTCTGTTCATCTCCCTCTTTGCAGTTCTCGCACTGCTGCTCGCGGCCGGGTGTACCCAGACCCCGTCCGCAGCCGCTCCATCGGTTGCCTCATCGGCCGGAACTCCCTCGACCACGAAAGAGATAAAGGATTTTGTGGATTCTGCAGCAGCGTATGCACAGAAGAACGGAAAAGAGGCTGCCCTTTTGGCGTTCAACAATAAATCCGGCCCGTTCACAAGAGGCGATCTCTATGTGTATGCCCTGGATTATTCAGGAAACGCTCTTGCGCTCGCTTACCAGCCGCAGCTGGTCGGCACGGATTTCTCTAATATCACCGACTCTTCGGGCAGGTATTACACCCGGACCGAGATCCACCTGGCAAAGGACGGCGGCGGGTATCTCCTGTACCAGTACCCGGACCCGGCCGCAAACCTCAGCGTGCGGTACAAAGTGAGTTATGTCCGTCCCGTGGATGACACCTACTGGATAGGTGCCGGCATCTATACCAGCGAGGACAAGCTCATCGACCAGGAACTCCGGCAGCTGGTCGCGGATGCGAAGGACTATGCCAGAAGATACGGGAAAGAGAGAGCCCTTGCCGAGTTCAATAACGCAAACGGCTCGTTTGTAAAGAACGGCCTCTACATATTTGCCGACGATTACAACGCAACGGTCCTTGCCTGGCCGTACCATCCGGAACTCGTGGGGAAGAATATGATGGGTGAGACCGATTCCATGGGAAATTATCATTTCCAGGCAATCCTCAACAGCGCCCGGAACGGTACGGGGCTCGTGGACTACTACACGGAAAATCCTATGACCAACAGAACCCAGCTCAAGATCAGTTACGTCACCGATGTTGACGGCACCTGGGTGCTCGGTGCCGGCCGGTACATGGAGCCGGGCACAACCGATCTCCGGGGATAAAACCCCTGCCTTTTTTATTCACGGGTGCAGCCCGGGCGATGATCCGGATCCCGTGGGAATTCCTCTCATCAACTATTTGTCATAGTCGGGTAGATCCCGGTATCGCAAAACTCCCCGGGGCGACCCGGGACGCATCACCGGTTTTCCCGCAGGAAAAAACCAGGATGTTTCCCGGTCAGCCAGCTGGCGGGCTCACCGGAACAGCAATAAAACCAATAAAACGGCGGGACCGGTAAAAAAAAGTTGAGGGGTAATGTCGTTAACTGTTCAGCGGGGCGGCCGGGATGCTTGTCACGGACATGACCGAGGTTATGAA
This region includes:
- a CDS encoding ArsR family transcriptional regulator, with the protein product MRSANVMFFTDHEEEFARLLIGIGLKKNIAKVLVYLANAGDVTSRDMERGTDLRQPEVSLAMQTLLRQKWVTSREPEDTPNRGRPVKIYSLARPISAIIGMIEKEKKQELNRKLQLASKLREYVL
- a CDS encoding PepSY domain-containing protein, translating into MNILKIFAVAIAAVLVLAGMPGAGAAGTTAGPDRGPAPGHHFITGDQATKSVQNFMNDPTIVPDYIGLHSLNTGSQYSVHVKNSSFEVNAESGTVESAWFGDNYPIHPRTLINRSEARARAAAYAGQKYDGFSKIRWKMVGEPVNGSEERVPAYTFVFREELSGEPYPVLSQKLVIIHINPETGSVAGYLGHNRDLLVGLDPAVSQADATKAAEDFCQQHYGSVLSFPAGYLSVVMSDQDTEELVWVFNVKDSSMPGSEFTDVILVNAASGEIRKDAYSCWPEYFIERILS
- a CDS encoding heparan-alpha-glucosaminide N-acetyltransferase domain-containing protein, with the translated sequence MKSTDSIPAGQFRDIPVDILRGLAIAIMVGANCVPYLLVTPAPFWLRLTATIAAPLFVFLSGMMVTLSCRIKKYPFSYFLVRGALVIAIAALIDLLAAGLVPFMSFDVLYLIGISLPVTYLFLRLPMKGRIAVFLAILFATPLLQAVIGYSPLVISIPLAAVSGGAALPSFFTVISQLFVEGWFPLFPWVLFALLGAQAGEFRWQDNTIISFAHREMIVLSSSILLTGAAFWFLMPGPFYIRSGYVELFYPPTLEFLVFIVGIIFCLFIVADSLPVRNAVFDPLRAMGECSLAIYIIHSVIIYLFIKPLGIRLPLGLFLAGYLVFLTGMILVAYLLRDIRTGTRTRSLVLRLLIGG
- a CDS encoding metal-dependent hydrolase; translation: MNHGAHVIIGILAFSGYNGLHCGILSSIGGSPAGLWLVGIFLAISGATIPDLLEPARHWTHRGFFHSRRMLSFTGWLFLATAGIGLFLPLSYYISSFLTGYISHLLADSTTKSGLPR
- a CDS encoding cache domain-containing protein — encoded protein: MKPGILFISLFAVLALLLAAGCTQTPSAAAPSVASSAGTPSTTKEIKDFVDSAAAYAQKNGKEAALLAFNNKSGPFTRGDLYVYALDYSGNALALAYQPQLVGTDFSNITDSSGRYYTRTEIHLAKDGGGYLLYQYPDPAANLSVRYKVSYVRPVDDTYWIGAGIYTSEDKLIDQELRQLVADAKDYARRYGKERALAEFNNANGSFVKNGLYIFADDYNATVLAWPYHPELVGKNMMGETDSMGNYHFQAILNSARNGTGLVDYYTENPMTNRTQLKISYVTDVDGTWVLGAGRYMEPGTTDLRG